Below is a genomic region from Prochlorococcus marinus str. MIT 0918.
ATCTACAAATCAAACACCTATTTAATAGCTCTTTACAAAACAAAGGTAATCTCTCAAGATTACTAAATTTAATGCTTTTAAAAAATTGGTTGGCCAGATTAGAAGGATATATGAATAATTATTCTGCTAAGAGGCAACCCTATTGTCTTGCTGCATTAGAAAAAGAAGTTTTAATATCAATCTTAATAATCCATCCAAACAATAGAAGAGGCAGTTGCTGGGCAATTTCTATACCACTTGTCATTCAAGAACCAATATTTAATAGCCTAACAGATATAAAAAAAGCACTTCTTAAAGCAACCTTAGAAATAAAAGCTCAAGAGCTTGAAAATATTATTCTTAAATATCCTATAAAGTCCAATGAAGATATCTCAATAGCAAGAGAGTTAGGTTTTCAACCACTTAAAGTATATAGAACTTGGTCAGATAAATTAGACATATTTAAAGATAACTTAGGTTCTAAAAGTAATAATTATACTAATTCCCTAAAGTGGGAGTCCTTAAACAAAATAAATTCCGAAAGGGTTTGGAAACTTAAGATCTCCGGTGAGTCATTACATTATAGAGAAATAATTAATAGTCAACCTATAGATTATCTCAATCGCTTTAATAAATTAACAGGCATTTTAATTTCTTCAAATGGATTCTATAAGAATGCAATAGCTGGAATAATTCAAAAAGAATATCCACTTGAAAAAACAACTTATCAAATAGTTAGAGATTTGGCTTGGGATTCAAGATTACAAAGTGAACTCCCAAAAATTTTAAATAAAATTTATTTATATAACAATGAAATCTTGATAGAAACAAATAGTAAGGATGAAACATTAAACAATTTATTAGTTAATATAGGATTAATAGAAAAAGAAGAAAAACTTCTTTTGGGAAAAAGTAACTTAATCAGAAAATCGAAAAAGTCATATCGATTACAAAAAGATAGTTGGGAGTCAGTGCTAGGCAATATTCAATCTCAGACGCCCCCCTTACCCTCTCCAACCCTCGATCAAAGATAAAAATGTCAAGACCTAAGCCTACTTCAATTCTTAGTATGGATATAGGAAGCAAAAGGATAGGCCTCGCAGGTTGTGATCCTCTTGGTATAACTGTTACAGAGCTTGTTCCAATCCATAGAACTATATTTATAGAAGAACTTGAGATTATAAAAAACTATTGTTTTTCAAGAGCCATCAAAGGATTGGTCTTTGGATTACCTCTAGATGAAATGGGTCGGCTAACCACTCAAGCCTTATATTGCCAAAACTATGGAATAAAAATTGCAAAGAAACTTGCTTTACCATTAGCTTGGGTTAATGAACATAGCAGCAGCTGGGAAGCTGGGCAAAAGTACAACCTTCAAAATGATCGATCCGGAAAGCTTGATAGTGCTGCGGCCGCTCTATTACTTGAACAGTGGCTAAGAGAAGGTCCAGATCTTCAAGAAATAGGCTCTTCTCACTTCTCATAAAGAGAATTAAATACCTGTCAACAAATTAATCAAACATCAACAGCCATGTCACACTCAAACCTAACAAATAACAATGAAGTACCCACTCTTTTAATAACTGACAGCAAAGGAAATGAACTTCTCTGTTTTCTAGAGCAGGTTGTACCTATCAACAATGTTGAGTATGTATTACTAACTCCCGTTGATACACCAGTAACTCTTTTTCGATTAAGAGAAAGTTTAGATCCTGAATTGATTGAAACAATAGAAAAAAAAGAACCCATTCTTGAAATGGCTGATGTTGTACTACAAGAGTATGATTTGAGACTAATTAGATCAGCTGTTACACTCACTGTTACAGGAGAACTAGAGGAGCCAGAACCTGAAGAATTAGAAGAAAAAGATTTTGATGAAGATTCTGAACTATATGAATTACTAGTTAACTTCAAACTGAAAGAAGAAGAGTATGGACTTTATATTCCTTTAGATCCATTTTTTGTTGTTGGAAAACTAATAGACGGTCAAGCTTCAGTTTTAGAAGGTGAGGAATTTGACAAGATTCAACCTTTAATTGAATCAGAACTAGATAAAAGAGAATTCTAAATGTTAATAAACACTGAAGTTCTCAAGGCAAAATGGAATACTGGCAAAGATATCAGAAAAATCTCATATAATGAGATAAAAGATAAAGGAATTAAGTTGCTTTTACTTGATGTAGATGGAACTCTTTTACCTAGAAATGAAATTAAAGTCCACCATTCTGTCTATCAATGGATTCAAGAAGCAAAGAGAAACTTTAAAATACATTTAATCAGTAATAATCCATCAAAAAGAAGGATTCAATCTATAGCAAAACAATTAAATGTAACCTTTACATATAAGGCCATAAAACCAAGAAAGAAAGCAATTGTTAAATCTATACAGCCCTTTAATTTCTACAATAAAGAGATAGCTATTATTGGTGATAGAATCTTTACTGATATACTTGTTGGTAATCGTTTAGGAATCTATACTATTCTAGTCAAGCCAATAGACTCAAATGGAAATGTTATTCAAGACAACAAAATGCAAATTATAGAAAATAAAGTAGCTTCTATAATTGGGGCTTATAAATAATGACACTATGGACTATAAAAATTGGTACTAGTTTACTTAGAGGAACTAAAAATCTGAGAACAAACACAATAATAAATGAATATTGTAAATACATTGCTGAATCTAAAGATAAAGGTGATCAAATCATAATCGTATCAAGTGGAGCAGTAGGCCTAGGATGTACTAAACTAGGTTTTAAGGAGAGACCTAGTGATATTAATTCACTGCAAGCAGCAGCAGCAGTAGGTCAAGGCTATCTTATGTCGCTTTATGAAAGTGCTATGAGTAATCATGGGTATAATGTTGCACAAATACTTTTAACCAGGGAAGATTTTCAATCAAGAAAGAATTTTAATAATGCTTCATTAACAATTAAAAGACTTCTTGATTGGAAAATCTTACCAATAATCAATGAAAATGATTCTATATCAAATGAAGAATTAAAATATGGAGATAATGACACATTATCTGCATTAGTATCATCAGCAATTTGCGCAGATCAACTTATTTTACTAACTGATATAGATAAACTTTATTCATCTGATCCAAGAACTAATAAAGAAGCTAAACCAATAACTGATGTACATAATTCTAAAGACTTAGTACAACTTAAAATTGATTCAACAAATTCAGGAAATTGGGGAACTGGTGGAATTAAAACCAAGCTCACTGCTGCTCAAATTTCTACTAAAAATGGAATAACAGTTCACCTTGCAGACGGAAGAGATCCCTTAATACTTAAGAAAATTCTTAATGGTTCAAGAGGAGGAACTGTTTTCCATCCAAATCCAAAACCTATGGGGACAAAGAAATGTTGGTTAGCTCATGCCTTACATTCGCAAGGCTCATTATATTTAGATGAAGGTGCTTTCAATGCTATAGAAAACAAAGGTGCATCTCTTTTACTAGTTGGAATAAAACGAATAGAAGGAGAATTCAATGCGAATCAACCAGTAACAGTTTTTAATTTGGATGGACTCCAAGTTGCTAAGGGGATTAGTTCTTTAAGCAGTCAAGAAATAAGAGCTAAAATAAATAATCCTATAAGATCCAAACAATCACCTATTGTTATTCACAGAGATGTTTTAGTACTTACAAGTGAATTTATTTCTTGAAAATGACCTTTAATCATTCCTTACAGCCATGAAATTTCTAGATATAATTAATATCCTTAAAAATGGAGAATCAGGAGTTCTCGAATTTTCTATCTCAAATAATCCTCAAATTTATCAAGCTGCATCTTTAGAAAAAGCCACAGAGAGTCAAATAAGTTTTCTTGAAGAAGGAAGTTATTTACTTCAAGAGTTAAACAAAACAAATGCTTCAGCTTTAATACTTCCTAATAAAAAAGAGTTATCAAATAATATTACAAAGAGAAAAATAGCCTGGGTTACTGTTAAAGAGCCAAGAATTGCATTTGCTGAAATCTTAGAAATTATTTATCCTAAAATTATTCCTATTAAGGATATCCATAATTCTGCTATTATTGGTACAAATGTAGATATAGGAGAACACGTATCAATAGGTGCAAATGTAACTATTGCATCTAATTGCAAGATAAATTCTGAAGTTATTATTCATCCTGGAGTAGTAATATACAATGATGTGACTATTGGCAGTGGTTCTGAATTGCATTCAAATTGTGTACTTCATCCACATACCAATATAGGTAAGAATTGTGTCATACATTCACACGCTGTGATTGGGTCTGAAGGGTTTGGCTTTATACCTACAAGGAAAGGTTGGAGAAAGATGCCACAGACTGGAAAAGTAATTATTCAAAACAATGTAGAAATTGGTTGTGGGACAACAGTTGACAGACCAGCTGTTGGAGAAACAGTTATAGGTGCAGGAACAAAAATTGATAATTTAGTACAAATCGGACATGGCGTTGAAATAGGAAAAAACTGTGCCATGGCTGCTCAAGTAGGAATTGCAGGGGGTGCAAAAATTGGAGATGGAGTAATTTTGGCTGGTCAAGTTGGCGTAGGGAACAGAGTAAATGTAGGGGCAAATGTAATTGCTAGCTCTAAATGTGGTATTCATGCAGATATCGAAGCAGGTCAAATAATTAGTGGTTTTCCTGCTATGCCAAATAAACTATGGTTGAGATGTTCAGCAAATTTCAAAAGACTTCCAGAAATAGCTAAAGCAATTAGAAACCTCAATCGATCTAATTAAATTAAAATTAAAATAATTAAAAAAATATCTATGACTAATTACAACATAACCTTACTTCCTGGTGATGGAATAGGTCCTGAAATAACAGAAGTTACAAAGTCTCTACTAAATGCTGTTTGTAAAAGAAAAAACATCAATCTAAATTTTCAAGAAATGGCTTTTGGAGGGAATGCTATTGAGAAAGAAAATAATCCATTGCCTATTGAGACTCTTGAACAGTGCAAAAAAAGCGATGCAGTACTAATGGCAGCGATAGGAGATCCAAAATATGATGGAATTGCACGTGAGCTAAGACCTGAGACAGGTTTACTAAGACTAAGATCTGAACTAAAACTCTTTGCAAATATTCGACCAGTTAAAGTTTTTAATGCATTATTAGATGAAAGCTCTTTAAAAAAAGAGATAATTAAAGAAGTAGACCTTGTTGTGGTCAGAGAATTAACAGGGGGGATTTATTTTGGTGAGCCAAAAGGAAGAATACAAACAAAAGAATTTGGCGAAAGAGCATTTAACACCATGAGTTATTCAACTAATGAAATAAATCGAATTGCAAAAATAGCCTTTGAATTAGCTAATGAAAGAAAGAAGAAACTCTGTTCTGTAGATAAAGCAAATGTTTTAGATGTAAGTCAACTATGGAGAGAATGTGTAACTTCAATAGGTAACAATTACCAACAAGTTGAACTCAGTCATCAATATGTAGATAATGCTGCAATGCAACTTGTTAGACAACCTAATCAATTTGATGTAATTCTTACAGGCAATCTTTTTGGTGATATTTTGAGCGATGAGGCTGCAATGCTTACTGGTTCAATTGGAATGTTACCGTCAGCATCATTGGGAGAAGATGGTCCTGGATTATTCGAACCAGTGCATGGCTCAGCCCCTGATATTGCTGGAAAAAACTTGGCAAATCCAATTGCAATGATACTTTCAGCAGCAATGATGCTTAGAATTGGGTTGAAAGAAATAGAAGCCGCTGAAAGCTTAGAAAAAGCAGTAAGCTCAGTCCTTTTGAAGGGTTTTAGAACTAATGATTTAACTAGTAAAAATCTAGATCAAAAAATCGGATGCCTTGAAATGGGCCAAAAAATACTAGATGAATTACAAGAAATATAAATAAACTGCCTAGAAGTATCAATTACACATACTATGACCTGCGAAAATCTATAGGAAATTTGCAACGCATAGATGTCAAAGCGTCATCCAGTAGTAGCTGTTACAGGTTCATCAGGAGCTGGTACAAGCACAGTCAAAAGAGCATTTGAACATATTTTTGCTAGAGAAGAAATAATACCTGCCGTAGTTGAAGGTGATAGTTATCACCGATTCGAAAGAACTCCCATGAAGCAAGCAATGGCTGATGCTCTTTCAAAAGGGGAAAATTTTTCGCATTTTGGTCCAGAAGCTAATTTATTCGACAAACTTGAAGAATTATTCAAAGCTTATGGAGAGACAGGTAGTGGAAACAAAAGATACTATCTGCATAGTCAAGAAGAAGCAGATGAGCATAATTCAAGGCTTGGTACAAATCTTGGTCCAGGTCAATTCACACCTTGGGAAGAAATCCCTAAGGGAACTGATGTACTTTTTTATGAAGGACTTCATGGTGGTGTTGTAGGCGAAGAATATGACGTAGCATCATATGCAGATTTATTAGTAGGTGTAGTACCAATAACTAATCTTGAATGGATTCAAAAAATACACAGAGATAATGCAGAACGAGGATATTCAGCAGAAACAATAGTAGACACTATCCTTAGAAGAATGCCTGATTATATAAATCATATTTGCCCACAATTTAGTCGTACAGATATTAATTTTCAAAGGGTACCTACTATTGATACTTCTAACCCATTTATTTGTAGAAACATACCTACCCCAGATGAAAGTTTCGTAATTATTCATTTTCGTAAAGGAGCAAGAGAGAAATGGGGAATTGACTTTCAATACTTATTAGGAATGATACAAGACTCTTTTATGACAAGTCCAACTAGCATAGTTGTTAATGGTGGCAAAATGGGTTTTGCTATGGAACTTATTCTTACGCCAATTATTCATAGAATGATTGAAGAAAAAAAGAAATGATGATTAAATTAAATAATTTTCTATATAGTAGATTTAATACATAAAAGTAAATCAATATATTAAATAGATAGATTTTTTTATAGTTAAAATCATTACATTAATAAAAAAACTAGAATTTTTGTTTTTATTAATGAATCCAACTAAAAATGTTGAGAAGATTTCTTTGTATTGATAAGTAGTATTTCTATCCATTGAATTCATTATGAGATAAAGTTTATCTATAAAATCAAAAGAATCACTAAAAGTGTCCTTATTCGATTGGTTCGCAGCAAGAAGGAAAGATCAGTTTGTTGGAAAAGTAATCCAAGAGACTGAAGAAAGTGATGGTTTATGGGGGAAATGCCCAGAATGCGGTCAAGTTGTATATAGGAAAGATCTAATCAAAAATGCAAATGTATGTAGCAACTGTGGTCACCACAATAGAATTAATAGTGATGAAAGGATAGAGCTAATTGTAGATTCAAAAAGTTTCCAAGCTTTAGATAAAGACCTTACCCCTGTTGACCCTCTTGGGTTTAAAGACAGAAGGGCCTATGCAGATAGGCTTAGAGAAAGCCAGGCAAGTACTGGGATGAAAGATGGTGTTTTGACAGGAATGTGCAAAGTAGAAGGCATTCCAATGGCCCTAGCTGTAATGGACTTTAGGTTTATGGGAGGATCTATGGGGTCTGTTGTTGGAGAAAAAATTACCCGCCTTATTGAGA
It encodes:
- the ruvX gene encoding Holliday junction resolvase RuvX, with protein sequence MSRPKPTSILSMDIGSKRIGLAGCDPLGITVTELVPIHRTIFIEELEIIKNYCFSRAIKGLVFGLPLDEMGRLTTQALYCQNYGIKIAKKLALPLAWVNEHSSSWEAGQKYNLQNDRSGKLDSAAAALLLEQWLREGPDLQEIGSSHFS
- a CDS encoding DUF3727 domain-containing protein, whose translation is MSHSNLTNNNEVPTLLITDSKGNELLCFLEQVVPINNVEYVLLTPVDTPVTLFRLRESLDPELIETIEKKEPILEMADVVLQEYDLRLIRSAVTLTVTGELEEPEPEELEEKDFDEDSELYELLVNFKLKEEEYGLYIPLDPFFVVGKLIDGQASVLEGEEFDKIQPLIESELDKREF
- a CDS encoding YqeG family HAD IIIA-type phosphatase, which encodes MLINTEVLKAKWNTGKDIRKISYNEIKDKGIKLLLLDVDGTLLPRNEIKVHHSVYQWIQEAKRNFKIHLISNNPSKRRIQSIAKQLNVTFTYKAIKPRKKAIVKSIQPFNFYNKEIAIIGDRIFTDILVGNRLGIYTILVKPIDSNGNVIQDNKMQIIENKVASIIGAYK
- the proB gene encoding glutamate 5-kinase; translation: MTLWTIKIGTSLLRGTKNLRTNTIINEYCKYIAESKDKGDQIIIVSSGAVGLGCTKLGFKERPSDINSLQAAAAVGQGYLMSLYESAMSNHGYNVAQILLTREDFQSRKNFNNASLTIKRLLDWKILPIINENDSISNEELKYGDNDTLSALVSSAICADQLILLTDIDKLYSSDPRTNKEAKPITDVHNSKDLVQLKIDSTNSGNWGTGGIKTKLTAAQISTKNGITVHLADGRDPLILKKILNGSRGGTVFHPNPKPMGTKKCWLAHALHSQGSLYLDEGAFNAIENKGASLLLVGIKRIEGEFNANQPVTVFNLDGLQVAKGISSLSSQEIRAKINNPIRSKQSPIVIHRDVLVLTSEFIS
- the lpxD gene encoding UDP-3-O-(3-hydroxymyristoyl)glucosamine N-acyltransferase; translated protein: MKFLDIINILKNGESGVLEFSISNNPQIYQAASLEKATESQISFLEEGSYLLQELNKTNASALILPNKKELSNNITKRKIAWVTVKEPRIAFAEILEIIYPKIIPIKDIHNSAIIGTNVDIGEHVSIGANVTIASNCKINSEVIIHPGVVIYNDVTIGSGSELHSNCVLHPHTNIGKNCVIHSHAVIGSEGFGFIPTRKGWRKMPQTGKVIIQNNVEIGCGTTVDRPAVGETVIGAGTKIDNLVQIGHGVEIGKNCAMAAQVGIAGGAKIGDGVILAGQVGVGNRVNVGANVIASSKCGIHADIEAGQIISGFPAMPNKLWLRCSANFKRLPEIAKAIRNLNRSN
- the leuB gene encoding 3-isopropylmalate dehydrogenase, which encodes MTNYNITLLPGDGIGPEITEVTKSLLNAVCKRKNINLNFQEMAFGGNAIEKENNPLPIETLEQCKKSDAVLMAAIGDPKYDGIARELRPETGLLRLRSELKLFANIRPVKVFNALLDESSLKKEIIKEVDLVVVRELTGGIYFGEPKGRIQTKEFGERAFNTMSYSTNEINRIAKIAFELANERKKKLCSVDKANVLDVSQLWRECVTSIGNNYQQVELSHQYVDNAAMQLVRQPNQFDVILTGNLFGDILSDEAAMLTGSIGMLPSASLGEDGPGLFEPVHGSAPDIAGKNLANPIAMILSAAMMLRIGLKEIEAAESLEKAVSSVLLKGFRTNDLTSKNLDQKIGCLEMGQKILDELQEI
- a CDS encoding phosphoribulokinase; its protein translation is MSKRHPVVAVTGSSGAGTSTVKRAFEHIFAREEIIPAVVEGDSYHRFERTPMKQAMADALSKGENFSHFGPEANLFDKLEELFKAYGETGSGNKRYYLHSQEEADEHNSRLGTNLGPGQFTPWEEIPKGTDVLFYEGLHGGVVGEEYDVASYADLLVGVVPITNLEWIQKIHRDNAERGYSAETIVDTILRRMPDYINHICPQFSRTDINFQRVPTIDTSNPFICRNIPTPDESFVIIHFRKGAREKWGIDFQYLLGMIQDSFMTSPTSIVVNGGKMGFAMELILTPIIHRMIEEKKK
- the accD gene encoding acetyl-CoA carboxylase, carboxyltransferase subunit beta gives rise to the protein MSLFDWFAARRKDQFVGKVIQETEESDGLWGKCPECGQVVYRKDLIKNANVCSNCGHHNRINSDERIELIVDSKSFQALDKDLTPVDPLGFKDRRAYADRLRESQASTGMKDGVLTGMCKVEGIPMALAVMDFRFMGGSMGSVVGEKITRLIEKATEKKYPLLIVCASGGARMQEGMLSLMQMAKISGALERHREAELLYMPLLTHPTTGGVTASFAMLGDLILAEPKALIGFAGRRVIEQTLREKLPDNFQTAEYLLDHGFVDKIVPRTELRKTLGILLRLHGSNELN